One Streptomyces coeruleorubidus DNA segment encodes these proteins:
- a CDS encoding glycosyltransferase family 2 protein, which translates to MSVAQPDVSVIIGAYEAMPYLIECLSSVEAQTIDPERIEVIAVDDGSTDGTGEYLEEFAERAPMHVLVIRQENSGGPSGPRNVGLGKATGRYVFFLDADDRLGPEALERMVDMADRAGTDVVLGKVEGVNRSAPKSMWGKTVERTDVFSSNIKFTLSAQKLFRRELLDRHGMRFDESLFTGEDALFTMEAYLRADGVSVVADHTCYYLVGRDDGKHVTKSGSYTLRFDSARALMNLIAELVPASGRRDQLMVRPFLVTLLPQFGPKYLTDSEEIRRHKFELAKPLMDAYWTEGVAQRLKVHERLRLHLVAEQRPELLLDVVKFVKAKKQAAALLEKKGRRVYLAYPHFRDRAAGIPDSVYLAEPREARAFPGYREGGVDTFVRRAVRKARRVLTSREVRQAA; encoded by the coding sequence GTGTCCGTTGCGCAGCCTGATGTGAGCGTGATCATCGGGGCGTACGAAGCGATGCCATATCTGATCGAGTGCCTCTCGTCCGTCGAGGCACAGACCATCGATCCGGAGCGCATCGAGGTCATCGCGGTGGACGACGGATCGACGGATGGTACGGGGGAGTACCTGGAGGAGTTCGCCGAGCGCGCTCCCATGCACGTCCTGGTGATCCGGCAGGAGAACTCCGGCGGCCCCAGCGGCCCGCGCAACGTCGGTCTGGGCAAGGCGACCGGGCGTTACGTCTTCTTCCTCGACGCAGACGACCGGCTGGGCCCGGAGGCCCTGGAGCGGATGGTCGACATGGCCGACCGGGCCGGGACGGACGTCGTCCTCGGCAAGGTCGAGGGCGTCAACCGCTCGGCGCCGAAGTCCATGTGGGGCAAGACGGTGGAGCGGACGGACGTCTTCTCGTCCAACATCAAGTTCACGCTCAGCGCGCAGAAGCTGTTCCGCCGCGAGCTGCTCGACCGGCACGGCATGCGGTTCGACGAGTCGCTGTTCACCGGCGAGGACGCGCTGTTCACGATGGAGGCGTACCTGCGGGCGGACGGCGTCTCCGTGGTCGCCGACCACACCTGCTACTACCTGGTCGGCCGGGACGACGGCAAGCACGTGACCAAGAGCGGCAGTTACACGCTGCGCTTCGACTCCGCCCGGGCCCTGATGAACCTCATCGCCGAGCTCGTCCCCGCGAGCGGCCGGCGCGACCAGCTGATGGTCCGGCCGTTCCTCGTCACGCTGCTGCCGCAGTTCGGGCCGAAGTACCTGACGGACAGCGAGGAGATACGCCGGCACAAGTTCGAGCTGGCCAAGCCGCTGATGGACGCGTACTGGACGGAGGGCGTCGCCCAGCGCCTCAAGGTCCACGAGCGGCTGCGGCTGCACCTGGTAGCCGAGCAGCGTCCCGAACTGCTGCTGGACGTCGTGAAGTTCGTCAAGGCCAAGAAGCAGGCGGCGGCCCTCCTGGAGAAGAAGGGCCGCCGCGTCTACCTGGCCTATCCGCACTTCCGCGACCGCGCCGCGGGCATCCCCGACTCGGTGTACCTCGCCGAGCCGCGCGAGGCCCGGGCCTTCCCGGGCTACCGCGAGGGCGGCGTCGACACGTTCGTACGCCGAGCGGTACGCAAGGCGCGGCGGGTGCTGACATCGCGCGAGGTGCGGCAGGCAGCGTGA